The Bdellovibrio bacteriovorus DNA window CTACACGAATAACACAGTCAAAACCTTCGCGGACAAGGTCCACTCGACGATCCGTGCTGCTTAATTCGATCTCAATACACGGGTGGGCTTTCAAAAATTCCGGAAGCCGCGGAACGATCAAATTTTTTGCTATACCTGTCGACATATCGACACGAATTCGTCCCGACAGGCGACCCGCGTCTTTCTTAAACAGCGAATCCAGTTCCTCAATATCCGCCAGAAGATCTTTGCATCGCTCATAGTAAGTCATTCCGTCTTGGGTCATCTGAACTCGACGGGTGGTGCGATGAAGAAGTCTGGTGCCCGTATCCGCCTCAAGCTGTTGGATGATATTAGAAATATGGGCCTTGGACATTCCAAGGCTTTCTGCCGCTTTTACGAAGCTCGATAATTCGCTCACGCGCATGTAGACCTTCATAGCTTCTATACGATCCATCTCATCCTCGATTGTTCAGTAATAGTGAACAGTGTATCAAAAATATCGGTGTTTATCAATTATGGCAAACTTCCTAAAATAAAAATGTAACCAGGACTATTCAAAAGGAGTTTGTTATGAAAATCGCAATTATCACTGGTGGCAGCCGAGGGTTGGGTAAGAATACCGCATTGAAGCTAGCTCAAAAAGGGACCGACGTAATCTTGACTTATCATTCTAAGAAAGCCGAGGCAGACCAAGTCGTGGCCGAGATTGAAAGACAAGGACGTAAGGCCGTGGCCTTGCCTCTTAACGCTGGAGCGGTGGAGAGTTTTGAAGCCTTTGCCGTGGCAGTTCGTCAGGTTTTAAAAGAAAAATGGAATCGTACGGACTTTGACTTTCTTATTAACAATGCAGGAACGGCTCTTGAGGCTTCGATCCTGGAGACCACCGCCGAGGACTTCGATAAGTTGGTCAATGTTCATCTGAAAGGTCCTTTCTTTTTAACTCAAAAGCTTCTTCCCCTTATGAAAGACGGCGGGCGCATTGTGAATATCTCTTCGGGGCTAGCTCGTTTCGCCTTACCAGGTAAAGCGGCTTATGCTTCGATGAAAGGCGCGATCGAAGTTCTGACTCGCTATATGGCGAAAGAATTCGGAGCCCGTGGCATCGCTGCCAATGTCGTAGCGCCAGGAGCCATTGAGACTGATTTTGGTGGGGGCGTGGTTCGGGATAATCCTGAAGTAAATAAATTCATCGCATCCCAAACGGCCTTAGGAAGAGTCGGCGTTCCCGATGATATTGGGGGCGTGATTGCCTCCCTTCTTTCTGAAGATAATGCCTGGATCAATGCTCAACGAATTGAAGCTTCCGGTGGGATGTTTCTTTAATTAATCTGCACACGGAGCGGGTGTCATGGTGAGGTTGCGATAAGCGACCTCACCGGTTGAACAACCTTCGTCTGCGGAATTGACTTCTCCGGCCAAGTAGTCGGAAGTTAAAATCAAAGAGCTCGATTTTTTAATAAGCGAAGTCTTTCCTCCATCACACTCCACCAAGAAATCACCGCCCTTATCGAATTGATAGGCAACGGTTGAAAATTTCAAAGTCTTTGATTGAGCACGAAGGTGAAGATGGGGAGGTGTTTCGACGCCCTCGGCATCGACTGATTTCTCGTCTTGATAGATGAGTTGGGCCGCCTGAGCCTTCTCTGATTTTCCACTTTCTGTTTTAATCGTGATACTTTGGGGATTTGAAGCTTTGAAGCAAGAAACTTTGCCGTAAGAGATGCTCGTAAAGAGAAGCACGAAAGCGAAAAGTGACTTCATAAAGGCCTCCTTCGGGGACCCATTTAGGCTAGTGGCGAAGCATGAAGAAGTACTGAAGATTCTTTCGCGCCTATCAAATGACAAAGTTTTTGAAAGAATAAAGACGGGAAGTCCCGTCCTCATTCTTATTCGTCCAAAATTTTAATTGTGCCGGCTTTAGCATCAATGCGAACGCGCATGCCGGACTTAATTCGTTTTGTTAATCCCGGGATGCTGACGATCGCCGGTATTCCCATTTCACGGGCGACAATGGCCGAGTGAGAAAGCAAACTTCCACGCTCTACTAAAAGACCCGAGATCGCCGGATAAAGAGGAACCCATCCTGGATCCGTGCGAGCTGTCACTAGAATCTCACCGTTCAGTTCCAAGTTATCACTTGGATTTAAGATGACCTTGACGACACCTTCAAGAACTCCTGGGCAGCACGGCAGACCTTTTAAATCATAGTCGCCAGATTCAGCGACTTGCGGAATTTCTTCTTTAATAAACGTGTTATCCCAATAAACAGCTCCGCGAGTCATCACGCGTGGGTCGGTCTCTTCACTGAATTGACCGTAGTCTTTTTTGCGAAGTTCGATAATGCCTTTTAAGTTGTACGAAGGCAGGGTGCCGTTGTAAATCCCGAAGACCTCCTCGATCGTTAGCCAGAAGATATCGCGAGGTTGTTCGAGCGCGCTCATCGTCGCCAGATCTTCCCCAATAGTTTGGAAAATCGTGCGGGCAATACCGTAAATACGGGTGCGGGCAAAGCGCGTGTTCTCGCGGTTTTTCACAGCTTTACGGGCGTGTTTCAGAACCCAGAAATAAAATTTCTTTTTAAAGCCTGTCAGATGCGAAGCCACTTTGGCTTCGGCTTGAGCACGCAATGACTTTTCGTGAGAGTCATCGTGAATTTCAGTCTGACCTGACTTCAAATAGTTTTTCAAACAGACAAAGAGATAACTTGGATCTGTTAGAAGATCGATCTCTTCAAGTTTCATCTCACTCATACAGCGGAAGCCGTACTTATCGAGATAATCCAGAACCGACTTATAAAACTCTTGATAGGGCGACTGATTTAAGGCCTCAAGACCCTCTGCGGGGTCGATGGTTTCGATAAGTTTGCGCAAGTCAGGATTTTGCGCGGCTTTATTGGCTAAACGCAAAAGAGCCTTCGTCGGTTCGGCACTTTCAAGACCGCCTTCACCAGCTAAAAGATCATTTTGAATGGTCGAATCCAAATCTTTCAACCACGTCGTCGTCAGTTTACGCAAAAGACCGAAGTGAACCATGCACAAGAAGTCATTGATGATCGGGGCTTTCCAGCGACCCAACATATTTCGTTCAAGCTCCATGTAAATGCGAATCAGCTGGTCGCCACGCATGCGCTTAAGGGGAAGACTTCGGTACTTGTCATAGTCGCGATGGAAAGTCGCTAAAAAGTCATCCACCGTGCTTTGAATGGTGAAGTGATATTTTATGAAATTGAATCCTGTGATGGCTTTGCGGATGCGACCACTGAAAGTGTCCCACGAAGGGTGCGGTTTAATGCGATCCGCGATTTCTTCGCTGAGCGCTTCAGAAACTCCCATCATGGTTTCCATGAACTCACGGTTTTGTTTGAAACCGGGAAGCACGCCGACAAGCTTGTACCAGTTGAAAAGATTGTAGTAAACGCGACCGTTCAAAGATCCCAGCATGTAACCTAAGTAAGAGTCCATGTCTTTGATGATTTCATTCGGTACACCTAAGACTTCACAGAACTGCACATACACGGCTTTATAGTTACGAAGAGCGAAACTAAAACTCAGTGGCGATGTCAAACCACCGTACGACTCGATGATATTTGAGTTGTCCCAAAGATTCGGATAGCCAATCAAATCAGCCTGTAACGTCGTCACGGGACGAGTTTGTAAAATATAGATCTTACCACCTTCAATGGCCCATTCGATATCTTGCGGACGGTGATACTGTTCTTGAATTTTATGTCCAAGGCGATAGAGCTTAGAAAGCTCCTCTTGAGTCAAAGAAGCGGTGTTCACAAGATTGCTTGGAACAGGCAAAGTCGAACAATGACCCGATGAAGACTTCTTCATCATCTCTTTTTTCTCGACGACTTCTTCTTTTAGCAGTTTGCCGCTGTGTGCTTCCAGCCAGAAAGAATCCGCATCCAGGGTTCCTGACACCAGTCCTTCACCGACACCATAGACGGAAGAAACGACATAGCGATCGATTTTCTTTTCGACCGGGTCACAGGTGAAAAGAACACCGGACTTATCCGGGTCAATCATGCGCTGTAGAACCACCGACACAGAAATTTTCTGAAGGTCAATGCCATTTTCCAAGCGATAGACCAAGCTTCGTTCGGAAAAAGCCGAAATCCAGCACTGACGAATGTATTTAAGAATATCTTCTTTGCCAGAGACATAAAGATAGCTTGAAAGCTGGCCCGCGAAAGAATGCGAAAGACTGTCTTCATCAGCGGCCGACGAACGCACGGAAAATACGTTGTTTGCGCCCAAATCTTTTAAGGCTTTATCCAGGGATTCTGAAAGGTTCTTAGAAAGATCGGTTTTTTCAAAGAGAGCCCGAACCTCCGCCTCGGCTTGCAGGGGAGTGAGTTCTTTCGCCGAAAGACGTTGCATGATCAGCGACAAGGTCGTTTTTACGGATGGCGACGCCAGAAACTCTTGGAAGAATCTTTTACCGAACACGACCCATTCGGGAACGGGAAGTCCTGCTTGCGACATGAGGTAAAGATTAAAGCCTTTTCCTCCGGCTTCGTTTTTAGCAAAGAACAGTGTTGATTTCGGAGTTACAAGCATAGTTAGGATCTCCACATATAGATCACTAGGGCATAGTGAAGCAGCAAATAAACCCCAGAAATCGCGCGGAAGAACTGCGCGGCAGGGGTGGTTTTTTTAATAATATAAATCAAACTTAAAATCACATAAGCCGACAAAGAAACGAGCCAAATCCAGTGAGGCTGAAGGTAGTAAACAACACCCACTCCAAGAATCGCTTGGCTGAGTGAAAGGGCTAAAGCTCCTTTGTCCGTAAAGATATTGGAGTAAGAAGGCACGTGCGGTCTTTCCTCAGAGCTCGCGAAAGTTTTTCGCGCGAACTCAAAAAGATTGAAAAACGCCCAGTTCATAAAAATAAATATCAGTAGCGGCAAGGTGAGTTCTTGCGGATTCACACCCGTCATAGCGACACCACTAGAAAGTCCTAAGAGCACGCTCACAAAGGTGTGGGTCACGGCATAGGTCGTTAAGTGGGGACGTAGCGTCTCGCCAATGAAAAACTCTTCGTACATCAAAAGACTATAACCAATGGCCGCAGCGTGAATCAGAAGAGAATAAACTCCTAAAGTGCTTGCCAGGCCCATCTCGAAAATAATTAAGAAAAGAAGCGCCACCTTCACTTGTCGGACCGTCAAAATCCCGCGCGCCAGCGGACGGGTGGGATTGACTTTCAGATCCACTTCATAGTCTTTGATCTCGTCAAAAAGACGCATGCGGAAAAAGAAAGAAAGCATCAAAAGGAAGACGCCAGCAAAGCGTCCCCAATTCCATTCCAGCCCCAGAGTGGAGGAAAAGAAAAGCCCGTTCGCCCATGAGAAAAGAAATATCATGGGCACATAAGAAGCCGGACTGAATCTTTCTTTAATTAAAATCCACCAATTAGCCAATAATCACCTCGGGATCATTCAATTGATCGCGCAGAACTTTGTATTCCACCTTCGAGTGATGGCGAGGATCCATCGGGATCTTTTTAACGAACTTAATCTGATCGACGGGAATTTTATTCTTTTCAAAAACACGGCGGATTTCTTTTTTCGCCGCTTCAAAGTCAAAGGACTTGCTGTCGATCTCCTGTTTTAACTCGACAACGGCATAAGTCGCCTGACCCAGCGAAGAATCCGGTACTCCTAAGAAAGCACAGCGATAAGTAAAATCAAAACGCTTTAAAAGAACTTCTGAGCGCACTGGGAAGTAGTACTTTCCAGCTCTTTCGATCGCGTTATTGACCCGACCCACGATCCAAAGATTTTTGTCAGAATCGATGTAGGCCAAGTCCCCCGTGCGATGCCATACCCGGTCTTTTTCATCTAAGATCTTAGTCGTTTTAAAAGCATCGGGATTATTATAGTAATCGCGGCAGACGTGGTCACCGGTACAGATAAATTCACCGATCTCTCCATTCGGCACTTCGATTTTCTGCCATGGAGAATCTTTCAAATCCACAGGGCCATCTTTGATACGGATGAACTTGAAGTCGATGTCTTCACTGATGTGGCCGACGTTAACACCTTCTTCGATAATTTCGGGATCGGTGATCTTGCTTTCTTTTAGCATGTCGCGGCCCTCGATGTGAGCCATCGGTTCTGCTTCTGTCGAACCGTATAAAATCCAAAGCTCAGTTTGTGGGGCAATGTCATAGAAAGCTTTGACGTCATCTTTAGAAATAGGCGCACCACCGGTCACGACACGACGAAGTCCCTTTAAGATGATATTCTTTTCTTTGCAGTAACGAGCTAATCCCACAAGCATGCTTGGAGACAATGTCGTACAGTTGATGTTTTCATTGAGAATCTGACACGCCAAAATAGCCGAATCTCTTTCAGACGGAGCTGCTAAATCCAGAGCGGGTAATACCGTCGTCACACCCGAAGCCAAGTTATTCAAACTGAAGATCGGGAAGGCTGGCATGTCTTTGTCGACTTCCGTATAAGGAATCACATGCGAAAGGGCGTGATGTTGCGCTGACAGAAATCGATGTGTGCGGTTAGCTCCTTTCGGTTTCCCCGTTGAGCCGGTCGTAAATGTAATCAAAGCCGTGAACTCGCTTTCTACAGCAGCAATAGGCGAAGGATCTTTTTTCAAAAGCTCCTCGAAGCGGTGAGTGCACTTATCACCCGGCCCATACATAATTCGAATAGGCATGGATTGAAATTCGGGAACCTGGTTTACAAGTTCAAAAGCCATATTGAAACTAATCATGGCTTTGGGGCCAACACATTCCGCCGATGCTCCCAAGTGATGACTGCGGGCCCAAGAATCCAGAAATACGGCGATCGCACCAATGCGTTGTACGGCAAACATGGCCGTATACATATCCAGGCTCATTGGTAAGAAGATGATGACGCGATCTCCTTTTTGAATACCGATATCTAAAAGTCCGCGTGCGAAAGAGTTAATTCTTGCGGCAAAATGTTTGTAAGTAATTTGATCATGCTTCAAAGGGGTGTGAGGATTTCCATCCCACTTCGCTAAGGTCTCACGCGAAACCCACGAAAGCGCCACGCGGTCCGGGAATTCGCGTAAGTGTTTTTCCATGTAGCTGATCACGTTGTTGCGCTCATCAGCGCCCGGATAGTAACCGATTTTTTCAGAAGGGTGGGACATTCCTGGTTTCTCCTGCAAAACTTTTAAGATGTCTTGAATATGCGACCATAGAAGGCTGTGACCAGCTTTGGCCGTTTTCACGATTTTGTGTGCGGGGTATTGAGTGACGATTTGGTTTTGAATCGACTCGTCCGTGATTTTGTCGTCACTTCCATAGACTACGGTGACGGGTGTCTTGACGACGTCTTTTGAAGTCCACGGGTTGTCCTGCATTTTCATTTTATTGAAGGCCGTTTTCTGCCAAAGATTCCAATCAAAACGCTCGGTGATCTTTTGTAAATATGGATGATCCGCGAGGGACCAAGGATGAAAAAGATCTTTAAGGAACGAGTCTTTGGATTTAGCAAAGTTCGATTTAATAAGGGCGTCCCCTAATACCGGAAGCTTTAATAAAGCGCCAGCGATAGGTGAAATCTCACGCTCGGGTTTCAAATAGGGTGTGACCAGAATCACTTGTTCGACGTATTTTTCGTAAGCGGGCAAGGTTTTTAAAATACGATAGCCACCCCACGAATGCCCTAAAAGAATTTTCTTCGATGAATCTTGAGTCAGAAGATTCAACCATTCATCACTGTCGGCTTTCACCGCGTGAAGGTTGTAACCTAAAGGTTGAACGGCCTCTTTAAGAAGAGTCCAATCTTCGGGATGGCCGGGGTTTCCGTGCAAAGCAATGATGGTTTTCATATCTTTATTCCTCGCAGGCGTAGCTTGTAAAAATCGATAAGACCGGGATTGGAGCGATACACGGTCTGGTCTGTTTTAGAATTTTCAATACCTTGGATTTTCTGAGTGCGTGCAATTTCTTGCAGCACTTCCGTCGCCGCGGCCGTTTCCAGCCGCGCGGCATTTTTTAATGACTCCAAATAATTCTTTTTATTGGAAGGTACTTCGACGACTTTCAGTAGTGAGCCGTCATCTAGTTTTGAAGTCATTTCATGGATAGAGAAACCAAAAGAGGTTCCGAAAAGATGCGCCCAAAAGTCACACATCAATCCGCGCTGGTGGGGAAGCAAACCATGATGAATATTGATGCAGCCGATTTTGGGAATGCTTAAAAGACGCTTCTTAAAAAAAGAACGGGTTCGCGCATTTAAAATCACATCGGGCTCTAATGAAGAAAGAAACTTTATTGTTTCTTCAGAATTGATATCTTTAATAACCCAGACTTTTTTACCTAAGGCTTCATAACGTTTTTGTTTGCGCGCTAACGAGTTATCCAAGCTGTTTTTAAGAAGATGCCAACCCATGAGCGGGCCAGCGCCAGAAAGCATCAAAAGAAACGCTTTGAGGTAAATGTCGGCACTGCGGTTATCGATAACAACAAGCCCTTGCACGTAAGGGTTGTTGGCCAAGCCGAGTGTTAAGTCATCATAGTTATCCGGCACGAATGTCACGGCCGAAGTGATAACTAGGGTTTTCATGAAACTACCTCGATGCGTTCCAGAAGTTAAACAAACTGTGTTCCTGGACTTATATCGACAGATTTCGACCCGACCAAAAGAGAGTCGGCGTATTTACCGACAAAGGTCTAGCTGTCTCATATCTAAGATTGAGACATCAAGGCTGTATTCGAAATTAGGAAGGCTAAGAACTTAACCGAGTCTTTCCAAACGTGAAATATCAATACGATTCCAAAGCCAAAGGATGAAGACGATAGCAAAAAGAATTGTGACTAAGCGAAGCGCGCGACGCTTGTCCATCTGGAAATTTTCAGTCAGGCCGACGGCCATGAGTAATGCCGTGAAAGCAAAACCTACTAAAGTGATCGGCGGAATGATTTCGGAACCCACTTGGAAGACGAAGAAAGGAATATTAGCAAAAAGAATCAGTGTAAAAATCTTGCGCAAAGAGCAAGTGCGCTTTTCATAAACTTGGAAGTAGTAATAAATAAACAGAGCCCCGATAAAAGTCGTCGTCACGCCAACAAGGGGAGAGATAATAAATCCACCCATCAAACGGAAGAAGTTCGGTGGTACAAGCCCGGTCAAAACCCCTGAGGCCATCGAAAGAACTACTAAGGTCACGATCAATGTTGTCCAATTCCAGTCCGGCAAAGTTTTGATTTTTTCAATCGGGTGACGAAGGTAGTTCACGATGTAACGAAGAACTTCTTTGGCATTGTCGGAGTGAGCACCGGGAGTAACGTCTCTGTAGTCAGTCATACCGCTATTGCATCACTAGCGCAGGACTTTAGCAAGGGGATTTACAGAGAGTCTCTTAAGTCCATCTCTGCCAATGTTTGGGCACGAGTTAACAAACGGTGACTGTTCTCAAGGGCAGTTTTAGTGTTGGCACCTAGCACGTTCAGGGAGGCCAGCTTCTTGTTCTTCGCGGATTGACGATGAAGAGAATAAGAAAGTTCCAGTAAAAGTGAGGCCGAACTTGCGGGAATTTCGATGACCTCTTTCGGGACCGGATAAGCTTTAAGCGATAAGGCGCGAGGATCTTCCGCGCCCACATCGGCTAGCTCCGTAATACTGATCACGCTCAAGGAACGGCGCGAAGCTAAGAGATCAGAAAACTCTTCCATCGTGGGAGCATCTAAAACCAAATGAAACCGACGTTGATTTTTTTCTTGCTGCTCGAGGAACTGACGAAAGCGTTCTTTACGTTGCTCGGCATTTTTCCACGGAAGATGCAGAGTGAAAACTTCATAGCCATGTTCCGCCAAGAACACGGTATAGATATTCCAGTACTTGCTAAAATAAAAGAGTGAGCGCGGACCGGTGACAAAAAGAAGAGGCCAGCGGGTTAACAGGCAATTCGGTTTTAATTCAAAAGGGATTTCTTGGCGGGCTCGGGCGCGATTTGAAAAAATCGCTAAGCCCAAAATGAAAACTAAAAGACTTAAAGAAAATACTATGACATCCACGTCCCCATTATAGGGACGTAGTCAGGCGAAAGGCAAAGTCAAAGGAGTTTTTGTCAGCTGTACGGTTCACCATAGCCGAACGGGCACTGACTTCCGCACCCAAAGAAAGATTCTTGTGCACCTGAGCGGCAAATCCCGAAGAGATCACCAACGACGGAGTGGTGTCATTCACATCGATATTGCGAGTCGGGTCGGTGAAACGCATAAAACGATTTGAAAGGCCGGCGCTTAAAGAATAGTTCCAAATACTTTCTAATCTGTTCGTGTATCCCAGTTTCAGATCGAACTCTTTCAACGAGAGTTCTTCAGCCCCTGAAGACGTGACACCATAATTTCTAAAAACACCTTCCGAATACCAATTCGGCGAGAACAGATCCATTCCCATCGACAGTTGAATGCCGCTAGCATGGCGATTGAAGTTTTTGTTTTGAGTCGCAATATTCGTGAAAGTATTCACGTAGCCAATGCCAGCATGCAAGCGCACGTCATCGAACGAGCTTGTCTGTTTTGCCGCCATGACATTTTTCTTAGAGCTGAGTTCATCCAGAAGCTGGTCATAGGAAACTTCTTCATAGTCAGAAGAGGAAGCGGCCTGGACCAAAGTGGAAGATGAGAACACCGAAAAAACGATCAAAACGAATTGGAGTGCTTTAGATATTTGCATTCCTTGATTCTAGCAAGGCTTTGTCATTTTTCATAAAATCATCTTTCGTTCTAGACCTCTTTATTGGCACACTAGAAGTATGTTTCCGAACTTTCGCCAACATCACAATTGTTACTGCGCCTTTTGCAAATCGCCTCGTCGCATTTATCGTAAAAGAAGTATTTCTTTGATGAATGTGTTGGGGAGTGCGTTGGCATCGGTCGTTATGATGTTCGCTATCTGGCAGCAGTTTGACCCCCGCGTGATGATTGTTTTCGTGGTGTGCTTGGCTTTTTCCGAAGTCTTCGTGAAAATCCGTTGGCGTCTTTCCGTGGTGTGCCGAGCCTGCGGATTTGATCCCGTTCTTTACACCAAAGATCCGCAAGCGGCGGCGGATAAAGTTCGTTTTCAATTGGATGTTCGCAAGCAGGATCCTAAGTATCTTCTTGCGAAGCCGTTAAATTTGCCCGCAATCCCTGCAGAGAAAGCGAAAGCTCTTCAAGAAAAGGGAAAAGGGCGCTTAGTCTCTCGCTCCATTTGATCTAAAGATTGCCAGGCCGATCGGTTTATGCCAGTTTAAAGGGGCATGAAAACACTGATCGTTATTCCTACGTACAATGAAAAAGAAAACATCCAGGCGATTATCCCGGCCGTTCTTGCGCAAAATTTAGGCGTTGAGATTTTAGTTGTTGATGACAACTCTCCGGATGGTACCGGTGCCATTGTTCGTGAAATGCAAAAGAATATTCCGCAACTGCATTTGTTATCTCGTCCCGGTAAACAGGGTTTGGGAAAAGCATATATTGCAGGTTTTCGTTGGGGTATGGATCATGGCTTTGACGCGATCACAGAAATGGATGCTGACTTTTCTCACCGCCCGGAAGATCTGGGCCCGCTTCTTAAGAAATTAGAAACCCATGATTTCGCCGTAGGTTCTCGTTATGTTGAAGGCGGCCGCACCGTGAACTGGGGAATTTTGCGTAAGATTATTTCTCGTGGCGGCGGTATTTACGCTCGCTTGATCTTAGGCTTCCCGCTGAACGATTGGACGGGGGGCTTTAATGCCTGGAAAAAAGAAGTTCTTCACGCGATTGATCTTTCGACTGTGGAATCAAACGGATACAGCTTTCAAATCGAATTGAAATACAAAGCGATGAAAAAAGGTTTTAAAGGTGCCGAGTCTCCGATTGTGTTTGAAGACCGTCGTGTGGGACAAAGTAAAATGTCTTTAAAAATCGTGATTGAGGCCTTCTATCGTGTTTGGCTTATGCGCTTTAAGTAAGAGTCTTGCGGCTCTTACTTTTCTGCTATTTCTTCCTCTTTTTTCCTGGGCGCAAGCTCAACAGGCGACCGTCATTTTGGATGGCGCCTTGGTTTATCAAGATGCAGATTTCGATGCTCCGGTGATCGCGACCTTAAAGCGAGGTGCCGTTCACAGTATTTCCAAAGGTAAAAAAGGTCCTTTCTATAAAATCCGCATTAAGCCGGGTTCTGTCGGTTGGATTTCCGACACGGATATCAAGCCGGGAGTTTACAAATTAGAAACTCCGAAGGAAGAATCGCGAGCAGAAAAAAAAGACGAAAAAAGAAAACCGTTTTTTGCCACTCGCTATCGTGGTCCCGCATTGGATTTTATCAATTTCACCGAGGACACTTTAGGTCAGGAGCGCTCTGAGTTTCTTCCTTTTTACGGGGTTAAATTCAATGGGTTTAATACGATTTTCACGGGCGAAATTTATACAGAAGGAAATATCCTTTTTCATATCGGGGCTCCGAAATACTATTCGGACTATACGGGAAAAGGGTCTGACGGGTTTATTTTCTTAGCAGATTTTTTATTTCAAACGGTTCTTCCTCAAGGGAAAAACGCGATCTTCTTTTATGGTTTTGGTCCGATGTTTAAGTACTCCCACTTTACCTTGGAAGTTCCTAACGGGACAAAGACGCTCAGTTATTCAGCAGATGATATGTCGCTGGGAGCTGTTTTTGATTTGGGCCTTTCATGGCGCTTAGGTCGCTACTCGTTAAGGACAGATGCCAAATATTATTGGGAACGAACGAAGTATTATGGCTTCGGTTTGAATCTGGGTTGGGAATTCTAATCTAACAATAACGCATTGCAAATTTACTGGCAGGTGACACAAGGGATGTTACATCGAGACCTCGTTGAGGGGGCTTTTTCGTGCGTTCTTTTTTAATCATCGCGTCCGTTCTATTTTCCATTTCTTCTTTTGCCGCAGACATTGAGCCTTACTTTGAATCCCTGAAACAGACGGGCGTGAATTATGAACCCGACGGAGCGATTTGCGAACAAGTCGCAAAGCTTCGCTACCGCGGTGAATATCCTGACGCTCAGTTTTTGATCACCACCGGAGTTGAATACAGTACGGGAGATCGCACCTTGGGCGAACTTGATATTGTGGTTATCGACCGTGGAACGCAGAAAGTGATTTTAGTCAGCGAAGTGAAGTGTTGGAAGAACTTCCAACAAGCATTGGATAAAGCAAAATCGCAACGTTTGCGCTTTCAATGGAACCTAGAAAAACATCCCCAACAAATGCGCTTTGATTCTTATGAGGGACTTCCGTTTTCCGTTTCTCAATTTGACGGTTCCACGCAGTACCGTTCGCTTTCTCAAGCAGGAGGCGTCAACAAGGGTTTTGATGCAGAGCTAGAACTGACGCTTTCAGAGCTAAAACAGCTTCGCATGAAACTGCTTAAATGCCAGGCCTGGGGTGAATGTCGTCGCCCTGAATAAGGACGGACGATTTTTACTTAATACGCACCGCGCCAGGGTGGACTTGCTGGCGCTCC harbors:
- a CDS encoding Yip1 family protein, translated to MTDYRDVTPGAHSDNAKEVLRYIVNYLRHPIEKIKTLPDWNWTTLIVTLVVLSMASGVLTGLVPPNFFRLMGGFIISPLVGVTTTFIGALFIYYYFQVYEKRTCSLRKIFTLILFANIPFFVFQVGSEIIPPITLVGFAFTALLMAVGLTENFQMDKRRALRLVTILFAIVFILWLWNRIDISRLERLG
- a CDS encoding polyprenol monophosphomannose synthase; amino-acid sequence: MKTLIVIPTYNEKENIQAIIPAVLAQNLGVEILVVDDNSPDGTGAIVREMQKNIPQLHLLSRPGKQGLGKAYIAGFRWGMDHGFDAITEMDADFSHRPEDLGPLLKKLETHDFAVGSRYVEGGRTVNWGILRKIISRGGGIYARLILGFPLNDWTGGFNAWKKEVLHAIDLSTVESNGYSFQIELKYKAMKKGFKGAESPIVFEDRRVGQSKMSLKIVIEAFYRVWLMRFK
- a CDS encoding SH3 domain-containing protein, with product MFGLCALSKSLAALTFLLFLPLFSWAQAQQATVILDGALVYQDADFDAPVIATLKRGAVHSISKGKKGPFYKIRIKPGSVGWISDTDIKPGVYKLETPKEESRAEKKDEKRKPFFATRYRGPALDFINFTEDTLGQERSEFLPFYGVKFNGFNTIFTGEIYTEGNILFHIGAPKYYSDYTGKGSDGFIFLADFLFQTVLPQGKNAIFFYGFGPMFKYSHFTLEVPNGTKTLSYSADDMSLGAVFDLGLSWRLGRYSLRTDAKYYWERTKYYGFGLNLGWEF
- a CDS encoding formyltransferase family protein; this translates as MKTLVITSAVTFVPDNYDDLTLGLANNPYVQGLVVIDNRSADIYLKAFLLMLSGAGPLMGWHLLKNSLDNSLARKQKRYEALGKKVWVIKDINSEETIKFLSSLEPDVILNARTRSFFKKRLLSIPKIGCINIHHGLLPHQRGLMCDFWAHLFGTSFGFSIHEMTSKLDDGSLLKVVEVPSNKKNYLESLKNAARLETAAATEVLQEIARTQKIQGIENSKTDQTVYRSNPGLIDFYKLRLRGIKI